In the Primulina eburnea isolate SZY01 unplaced genomic scaffold, ASM2296580v1 ctg739_ERROPOS11973397, whole genome shotgun sequence genome, one interval contains:
- the LOC140821707 gene encoding putative methylesterase 11, chloroplastic: MGSCFSREDESTARRRPSKRIVNHSAALAGGGAVGSSRWARIRSSRKEDSLIHEQALAAAILFQQQMQNGGATQFDRSSSLRYPSVKEKKNQALPRSSSSRARSLTDPLLQPHQLVNQDINLENLETSHFVLVHGGGFGAWCWYKTIALLEEGGYKVTAVDLTGSGIHSFDTNHITSLSQYVKPLTDIFEKLAEGEKVVLVGHDFGGACISYAMELFPLKVSKAIFIAATMLIDGQSALDMFSEAESNELMRQAQVFQYANGNNQSPTAIDFDKSLLKDLLFNQSPAKDVALASVSMRPIPFSPVLEKLSISETKHGVVRRFFIKTLEDNAIPIALQECMINRSPPEQVFNLKGADHSPFFSKPQALHKLLVEVSRIP; the protein is encoded by the exons ATGGGGTCGTGTTTCTCGCGGGAAGATGAATCAACGGCGAGGAGAAGACCGTCGAAACGAATCGTGAATCACTCTGCCGCGCTGGCAGGAGGAGGCGCTGTGGGAAGCAGTCGGTGGGCGAGGATTCGATCCTCGAGGAAAGAGGATAGCTTGATTCATGAGCAAGCGCTGGCGGCGGCGATCCTGTTTCAGCAACAGATGCAGAACGGCGGTGCCACGCAGTTTGACAGGTCGTCTTCTTTGAGGTATCCAAGTGTTAAAGAGAAGAAAAACCAGGCGTTGCCGAGGAGTTCGAGCTCCAGAGCTAGGTCGCTAACTGATCCCTTGCTTCAACCTCATCAACTTGTTAATCAG GATATCAACCTTGAGAATCTTGAAACCAGCCATTTTGTACTGGTTCATGGTGGTGGTTTTGGTGCCTGGTGCTGGTATAAAACGATTGCGCTACTAGAAGAAGGTGGATATAAAGTAACAGCAGTGGATTTGACTGGTTCTGGGATCCATTCATTTGACACGAACCACATCACCAGTCTTTCACAGTATGTGAAACCGCTTACTGATATTTTTGAGAAGCTAGCTGAAGGAGAGAAG GTGGTTTTAGTTGGACATGATTTTGGCGGGGCGTGCATATCATATGCAATGGAGTTGTTTCCCTTAAAAGTTTCAAAAGCTATTTTTATTGCTGCAACAATGTTGATTGATGGCCAAAGTGCCCTTGATATGTTTTCAGAG GCAGAATCAAATGAATTGATGCGACAAGCACAGGTATTCCAATATGCCAATGGAAACAATCAATCTCCGACTGCTATTGATTTCGACAAATCCCTCCTGAAAGACTTGCTATTCAACCAGAGTCCCGCAAAG GATGTTGCATTGGCTTCTGTCTCAATGAGACCAATTCCCTTTTCACCAGTTCTGGAGAAACTATCTATTTCTGAAACAAAGCACGGGGTTGTGAGAAGGTTTTTTATCAAGACGCTGGAAGACAATGCCATACCCATTGCTCTACAAGAATGCATGATAAATAGAAGCCCACCAGAGCAGGTATTCAATCTTAAAGGTGCCGATCATTCACCTTTTTTCTCAAAGCCTCAGGCGTTGCATAAACTTTTGGTAGAGGTGTCAAGGATTCCATGA
- the LOC140821708 gene encoding large ribosomal subunit protein eL39-like — MPSHKSFLIKKKLAKKQRQNRPIPYWIRMRTDNTIRYNAKRRHWRRTKLGF; from the exons ATG CCGTCGCACAAGTCGTTCTTGATTAAGAAGAAATTGGCGAAGAAGCAGAGGCAAAACAGGCCGATTCCGTACTGGATCCGCATGCGGACTGACAACACCATCCGATACAACGCCAAGCGCCGCCATTGGCGTCGCACCAAGCTTGGATTCTGA